A region of Saimiri boliviensis isolate mSaiBol1 chromosome 8, mSaiBol1.pri, whole genome shotgun sequence DNA encodes the following proteins:
- the LOC101034174 gene encoding LOW QUALITY PROTEIN: NEDD8-activating enzyme E1 regulatory subunit-like (The sequence of the model RefSeq protein was modified relative to this genomic sequence to represent the inferred CDS: inserted 2 bases in 1 codon) translates to MAQPGKLLKEQKYDRQLXGVGSFTIIDGNQVSGEDAGNNFFLQRSSIGKSPENLLDNDPSFFCRFTVVVATQLPESTLLRLADVLWNSQIPLLICRTYGLVGYMRIIIKEHPVIESHPDNALEDLRLDKPFPELREHFQSYDLDHMEKKDHSHTPWIVIIAKYLAQWYSETNGRIPKTYKEKEDFRDLIRQGILKNENGAPEDEENFEEAIKNVNTALNTTQIPSNIEDIFNDDRCINITKQTPSFWILARALKEFVAKEGQGNLPVRGTIPDMIADSGKYIKLQNIYREKAKKDAAAVGNHVAKLLQSIGQAPESISEKELKLLCSNSAFLRVVRCRSLAEEYGLDTINKDEIISSMDNPDNEIVLYLMLRAVDRFHKQHGRYPGVSNYQVEEDIGKLKSCLTGFLQEYGLSVMVKDDYVHEFCRYGAAEPHTIAAFLGGAAAQEVIKIITKQFVIFNNTYIYSGMSQTSATFQL, encoded by the exons ATGGCGCAGCCGGGGAAGCTGCTCAAGGAGCAGAAGTACGACCGGCAGCT AGGTGTTGGTTCATTTACAATTATTGATGGAAATCAGGTCAGCGGAGAAGATGCTGGAAACAATTTCTTCCTTCAAAGAAGCAGTATCGGCAAGAGTCCAGAAAACCTTCTAGACAATGATCCTTCATTTTTCTGTAGGTTTACTGTTGTGGTTGCAACTCAGCTTCCTGAAAGCACATTACTACGCTTAGCAGATGTCCTCTGGAATTCCCAGATCCCTCTTTTGATCTGTAGGACATATGGACTAGTTGGTTATATGAGGATCATTATAAAAGAACATCCAGTAATAGAATCTCATCCAGATAATGCATTAGAGGATCTACGACTAGATAAGCCATTTCCTGAACTGAGAGAACATTTTCAGTCCTATGATTTGGATCATATGGAAAAAAAGGACCACAGCCATACACCATGGATTGTGATCATAGCGAAATATTTAGCACAGTGGTATAGTGAAACAAATGGACGAATACCTAAAacgtataaagaaaaagaggacttCAGAGATTTGATTAGACAAGGAATTCTAAAGAATGAAAATGGGGCTCCAGAAGATGAAGAGAATTTTGAAGAAGCTATTAAAAATGTGAACACAGCACTAAATACAACTCAGATCCCAAGCAATATTGAAGATATATTTAATGATGATCGCTGCATAAATATCACCAAACAGACTCCATCATTTTGGATTTTAGCTCGTGCCTTAAAGGAATTTGTGGCCAAAGAGGGTCAAGGAAATTTACCTGTTCGAGGCACAATTCCTGATATGATTGCAGATTCAGGCAAATAtataaaactgcaaaacatttaccgtgaaaaagcaaagaaagatgcTGCCGCTGTAGGTAATCATGTTGCCAAATTACTGCAGTCCATTGGCCAGGCACCAGAGTCCATTtcagagaaagaattaaaattactCTGCAGCAATTCTGCATTTCTTCGAGTGGTAAGATGTCGATCCTTAGCTGAAGAATATGGTTTGGATACAATTAACAAGGATGAAATTATTTCTAGCATGGACAATCCAGATAATGAAATAGTGTTGTACTTAATGTTACGGGCTGTTGATAGATTTCATAAACAACATGGTAGATATCCAGGGGTATCTAACTATCAAGTTGAAGAAGATATAGGGAAGTTAAAGTCTTGTCTCACTGGCTTCCTTCAGGAATATGGCTTATCTGTAATGGTGAAAGATGATTATGTCCATGAATTTTGCCGATATGGAGCTGCTGAGCCACATACCATTGCTGCATTCTTGGGGGGAGCTGCTGCTCAAGAGGTCATCAAAATAATCACCaaacaatttgtaatttttaataatacttaCATTTACAGTGGCATGTCACAAACTTCAGCAACTTTCCAGTTGTAG